One part of the Deltaproteobacteria bacterium genome encodes these proteins:
- a CDS encoding ABC transporter permease, with translation MDAATLLLGLSTLRLATPLALAAMGELVAERAGVLNVGIEGMMLGGALAAFSVGAATGSLLAGCAAGIAAGLALAALFAYFVLRRGADPIVAGTALNVLALGLTGVVFRSLNPAGSALARAPQMGEIAPALNLYLLVAIALVAGVAFYLGRTRSGLALRAVGERAEAAHVQGVNVLRIRLGAVLFGGACAGLAGSSLVLWISDTFVEGMTSGRGFIALSLVLFGGYRPLRIVAGALLFGAASALQYRLQAASSAIPYNLLLMTPYLLTLLVLALLAGRVRAPADLARPFEPRD, from the coding sequence ATGGACGCCGCGACGCTCTTGCTCGGGCTCTCGACGCTGCGACTCGCGACCCCGCTCGCGCTCGCGGCGATGGGGGAGCTCGTGGCGGAGCGCGCCGGAGTGCTGAACGTCGGGATCGAGGGGATGATGCTCGGCGGCGCGCTCGCCGCGTTCTCTGTCGGCGCCGCGACCGGCTCGCTGCTCGCCGGGTGCGCCGCGGGAATCGCCGCCGGGCTCGCGCTGGCCGCGCTCTTCGCGTACTTCGTGCTGCGCCGCGGCGCCGATCCGATCGTCGCTGGAACGGCGCTGAACGTGCTCGCGCTCGGGCTCACCGGAGTGGTCTTCCGCAGCTTGAATCCGGCCGGGAGCGCGCTCGCGCGCGCGCCGCAGATGGGCGAGATCGCGCCGGCGCTGAACCTGTACCTGCTCGTCGCGATCGCGCTCGTCGCGGGCGTGGCGTTCTACCTCGGTCGCACGCGCTCGGGGCTTGCGCTTCGCGCGGTCGGAGAGCGAGCGGAGGCCGCGCACGTGCAGGGAGTGAACGTGCTGCGGATTCGCCTGGGCGCGGTTCTGTTCGGCGGCGCCTGCGCGGGGCTCGCCGGCTCGTCGCTGGTGCTCTGGATCTCGGACACGTTCGTCGAGGGCATGACCAGCGGCCGCGGCTTCATCGCGCTCTCGCTCGTGCTCTTCGGCGGCTATCGACCGCTGCGGATCGTGGCGGGCGCGCTTCTGTTCGGAGCCGCGAGCGCGCTTCAGTATCGGCTCCAGGCCGCGAGCTCCGCGATCCCGTACAACCTGCTGCTGATGACTCCGTACCTGCTCACGCTTCTGGTGCTGGCGCTGCTCGCGGGGCGAGTGCGCGCGCCCGCGGATCTCGCGCGGCCGTTCGAGCCGCGAGACTGA
- a CDS encoding ABC transporter permease encodes MTRLRAFAQPIGAAAVALAASAALLALIGADPLEAFRALVSGALGDAIALENTIVRMGPLLLVGLGVAIAFRCGIWNIGGEGQLYVGALAATALVTRGPGLGSGAVALPLVLLVGAGAGALWAGIAAALRVRRGVSEVLSTILLNFVAVLAVAWAVHGPLQEASGAYPQSDALPELARLAILPGLRRVHAGLVLAVVLPFAVWLLIFRSSAGLRLRSVGLSPDAARYAGVSPERETTRVLLISGALAGLAGALEICGVTGRLFENLASGYGFTAVAVALLARLSPLGVLPAAFFFAALATGSGAMQRVAAVPSVAVQVIEALVILFSVGFAMPKSRTS; translated from the coding sequence GTGACGCGGCTGCGCGCATTCGCGCAGCCGATCGGAGCGGCGGCGGTCGCGCTGGCCGCGTCTGCCGCGCTTCTCGCGCTGATCGGCGCCGATCCGCTCGAGGCGTTCCGCGCGCTGGTGTCGGGAGCGCTCGGCGACGCGATCGCGCTAGAGAACACCATCGTGCGTATGGGGCCGCTCCTGCTGGTCGGGCTCGGCGTCGCGATCGCGTTCCGCTGCGGGATCTGGAACATCGGCGGCGAAGGGCAGCTCTACGTCGGCGCGCTCGCCGCGACCGCGCTGGTGACGCGCGGACCCGGGCTCGGCTCCGGCGCCGTCGCCCTGCCGCTCGTGCTTCTCGTCGGCGCCGGCGCGGGGGCGCTCTGGGCCGGGATCGCGGCGGCGCTGCGCGTTCGGCGCGGCGTCTCCGAAGTGCTCTCGACGATCCTGCTGAACTTCGTCGCGGTTCTCGCCGTCGCCTGGGCGGTGCACGGCCCGCTCCAGGAGGCGAGCGGAGCGTACCCGCAGAGCGATGCGCTGCCCGAGCTCGCCAGGCTCGCGATCCTTCCCGGCCTGCGCCGCGTGCACGCGGGTCTCGTGCTCGCGGTGGTGCTCCCGTTCGCCGTCTGGCTGCTGATCTTCCGCTCGTCGGCCGGACTGCGGCTGCGCTCGGTCGGGCTCTCGCCCGACGCGGCTCGCTACGCCGGGGTGTCTCCCGAGCGCGAGACCACGCGCGTGCTCCTGATCTCCGGGGCGCTGGCCGGGCTCGCGGGCGCGCTCGAGATCTGCGGCGTCACGGGGCGGCTCTTCGAGAACCTGGCCTCGGGCTACGGCTTCACCGCGGTCGCGGTCGCGCTCCTCGCGCGGCTTTCCCCGCTCGGCGTGCTGCCGGCCGCGTTCTTCTTCGCCGCGCTCGCGACCGGAAGCGGCGCGATGCAGCGCGTGGCGGCCGTGCCCTCGGTCGCGGTGCAGGTGATCGAGGCGCTGGTGATCCTGTTCTCGGTCGGCTTCGCGATGCCGAAGTCGAGGACGTCGTGA
- a CDS encoding ABC transporter ATP-binding protein, translating to MPRVALRGIRKRFGATEALRGASLELEPGSVHALLGENGAGKTTLVRTLYGSVRPDSGSIEIDGHAVEIASPRQALALGIGMVHQHFMLVPALSVAENLLLGEPGPFLLPRAELVAEARDRLERHGLALDPEARTDTLAVAQMQRLEIARALDRGANLLVLDEPTAVLAPSEVESLLALLARLRDQGKSIVLISHKLDEITAVCDRVTVLRRGETVASRELAGLDASELGRLMVGDALPPPGRPPQTEPGPVALSLSGVGAPGLAGIDLELRAGEILALAGIDGNGQGALEELLAGVRPLGAGTLEVLRPPLALLSGDRQRTGLVLDLSVAENLVLPEAARGGAEPVFRAGIVRTAELENAARAAIERFGIRAEPGDPARALSGGNQQKLCVARALRARPGVLVAVNPTRGLDLAATAAVREELRREARSGTAVLLISTELDEVLELGQRIAVLFRGRLLPVEPESRTRAAIGRRMLGEGAA from the coding sequence TTGCCGCGCGTCGCCCTCCGCGGCATCCGCAAGCGCTTCGGCGCGACCGAGGCGCTGCGCGGCGCGAGCCTCGAGCTCGAGCCCGGCTCCGTCCACGCGCTGCTCGGCGAGAACGGCGCGGGCAAGACGACGCTGGTCCGAACCCTGTACGGAAGCGTGCGACCCGACTCGGGTTCGATCGAGATCGACGGCCACGCGGTCGAGATCGCGAGCCCGCGCCAGGCGCTCGCGCTCGGGATCGGCATGGTGCACCAGCACTTCATGCTCGTGCCCGCGCTCTCGGTGGCCGAGAACCTGCTGCTCGGTGAGCCGGGCCCGTTCCTGCTGCCGCGCGCGGAGCTCGTCGCCGAGGCGCGAGATCGGCTCGAGCGCCACGGCCTCGCGCTCGACCCCGAGGCGCGCACCGACACGCTCGCGGTCGCGCAGATGCAGCGGCTCGAGATCGCGCGCGCTCTCGATCGGGGCGCGAATCTGCTCGTGCTCGACGAGCCGACCGCCGTGCTCGCGCCGTCCGAGGTCGAATCGCTTCTGGCGCTACTCGCGCGGCTTCGCGACCAGGGCAAGAGCATCGTCCTGATCTCGCACAAGCTCGACGAGATCACCGCGGTCTGCGATCGCGTGACGGTACTTCGCAGAGGCGAGACCGTCGCGAGCCGTGAGCTCGCGGGGCTCGACGCGAGCGAGCTCGGCCGGCTCATGGTCGGAGACGCGCTGCCTCCGCCCGGCCGGCCGCCGCAGACGGAGCCGGGTCCGGTCGCGCTGTCGCTCTCCGGTGTCGGCGCGCCCGGGCTTGCCGGGATCGATCTGGAGCTGCGGGCGGGGGAGATCCTCGCGCTGGCCGGGATCGACGGGAACGGGCAGGGCGCGCTCGAAGAGCTGCTCGCGGGCGTGCGCCCGCTCGGGGCGGGAACGCTCGAAGTCCTGCGCCCGCCGCTCGCCCTGCTCTCGGGCGATCGCCAGCGCACCGGACTCGTGCTCGACCTGTCGGTCGCCGAGAACCTGGTGCTTCCCGAGGCCGCGCGCGGCGGCGCGGAGCCGGTGTTCCGGGCCGGGATCGTGCGGACGGCCGAGCTCGAGAACGCCGCGCGGGCGGCGATCGAGCGCTTCGGGATCCGAGCGGAGCCCGGTGACCCCGCCCGCGCGCTCTCGGGCGGCAACCAGCAGAAGCTCTGCGTGGCGCGCGCGCTCCGCGCGCGGCCGGGGGTGCTGGTGGCGGTGAACCCGACGCGCGGGCTCGACCTGGCCGCCACCGCCGCGGTTCGCGAGGAGCTGCGCCGTGAGGCGCGCTCGGGCACGGCGGTGCTCTTGATCTCGACCGAGCTCGACGAGGTTCTCGAGCTCGGCCAGCGCATAGCCGTGCTGTTCCGCGGCAGGCTGCTGCCGGTCGAGCCGGAGTCGCGCACGCGGGCCGCGATCGGCCGCCGCATGCTCGGCGAGGGCGCAGCGTGA